The following are encoded in a window of Kineosporia sp. NBRC 101731 genomic DNA:
- a CDS encoding alkene reductase: MTNDLFSSFDLSGLRLPNRLVMAPMSRVRSNPEGLATPSMAAYFAQRATAGLLISDGVQPSLQGQANPLSAGLHNAAQVQAWKQVTGAVHTNGGRIFAQLMHSGRISHEETSGVQPVGPSAVAARNTMIFTPKGLLPAPVPRALSTSEAAAEALVFADAARHAVEAGFDGVELHGANGYLIGQFLSSSANHRTDVYGGSITGRIRFAVEAVAATVDAIGASRVGIRLSPGAGIWDAVEEDIPQMYTALLSELAPLGLAYVHLVASTHEETLIGLRQTWPGALIVNPAGQSAGYWLERGADLVSFGRAFIANPDLVERLRAGLPLATADEETYYTGGDKGYLTYPGHAY, encoded by the coding sequence ATGACGAACGATCTCTTCAGTTCCTTCGACCTGTCCGGCCTGCGTCTGCCCAACCGCCTGGTGATGGCCCCGATGAGCCGCGTGCGCTCCAACCCCGAGGGCCTGGCCACGCCCTCGATGGCGGCCTACTTCGCGCAGCGGGCCACCGCGGGACTCCTGATCTCCGACGGCGTGCAACCCAGTCTCCAGGGGCAGGCCAACCCGCTCTCCGCCGGCCTGCACAACGCTGCCCAGGTCCAGGCGTGGAAGCAGGTCACCGGTGCGGTGCACACCAACGGCGGCCGGATCTTCGCCCAGCTGATGCACAGCGGGCGGATCAGCCACGAGGAGACCTCGGGGGTGCAGCCGGTCGGCCCCTCGGCCGTCGCCGCCCGCAACACCATGATCTTCACACCGAAGGGCCTGCTACCGGCCCCGGTGCCGCGGGCGCTCAGTACCTCGGAGGCCGCGGCCGAGGCCCTCGTCTTCGCCGACGCCGCCCGCCACGCTGTCGAGGCCGGTTTCGACGGGGTCGAGCTGCACGGCGCCAACGGTTACCTGATCGGCCAGTTCCTCTCCAGCAGCGCGAATCACCGCACCGACGTCTACGGCGGTTCCATCACGGGCCGCATCCGTTTCGCCGTCGAGGCGGTCGCCGCGACCGTCGACGCGATCGGGGCGTCGCGCGTCGGCATCCGTCTCTCCCCCGGGGCGGGGATCTGGGACGCCGTCGAGGAGGACATCCCGCAGATGTACACGGCGCTGCTCTCCGAACTGGCACCGCTCGGCCTGGCCTACGTGCACCTGGTGGCGAGCACGCACGAGGAGACCCTGATCGGGCTGCGCCAGACCTGGCCGGGTGCGCTGATCGTCAATCCCGCGGGGCAGTCCGCCGGGTACTGGCTGGAGCGGGGCGCCGACCTGGTCAGTTTCGGCCGGGCCTTCATCGCCAACCCCGACCTGGTGGAGCGGCTACGGGCCGGGCTGCCGCTGGCGACGGCCGACGAGGAGACCTACTACACGGGCGGCGACAAGGGTTATCTGACCTACCCGGGACACGCCTACTGA
- a CDS encoding MerR family transcriptional regulator: MIAIGELAQRAGVSVRALRYYEEQGLLESSRNGRGHREYPESSVERVRVIQNLYAAGLSSQTILEVCPHRETGTAAYGERLGRLQTVREQLDHRVGELLTARARLDDVIDSLLAVM, encoded by the coding sequence ATGATCGCCATCGGTGAGCTGGCCCAGCGGGCCGGGGTGAGTGTGCGCGCCCTGCGCTACTACGAGGAGCAGGGACTGCTGGAGTCGTCGCGCAACGGACGCGGGCACCGAGAGTACCCGGAGTCCAGTGTCGAACGGGTGCGCGTCATACAGAACCTCTACGCCGCCGGGCTGTCCAGCCAGACCATCCTGGAGGTCTGCCCGCACCGCGAGACCGGGACCGCCGCGTACGGGGAGAGACTGGGCCGGTTGCAGACCGTGCGCGAGCAGCTCGACCACCGGGTCGGCGAACTACTCACGGCGCGGGCGCGGCTGGACGACGTGATTGATTCACTGCTGGCCGTGATGTAG
- a CDS encoding ATP-binding cassette domain-containing protein, translating into MTSTAVIQAEGLTKRYGRRTVVDDVSFGVRAGAVTGFFGPNGAGKTSLLKLLTGLARPTHGRALLNGRPLGTPGARQVGVYIEPCGAHPGRTGRAHLLSLARIAGLPRQRVDEALTEVGLQDAARRRVGGYSLGMRQRLGLAAALLGDPPVLVLDEPVNGLDPAGMRWLRQLLHERASHGGTVLLSSHVLSEADRTVHDVIVIDRGRILHQGPRPDSLEDLFFSLVDGSAS; encoded by the coding sequence ATGACATCGACAGCAGTGATCCAGGCCGAAGGACTGACGAAACGGTACGGCCGCCGCACGGTGGTCGACGACGTGTCGTTCGGCGTGCGGGCCGGGGCCGTCACCGGGTTCTTCGGGCCCAACGGCGCGGGCAAGACCAGCCTGCTGAAACTCCTCACCGGCCTGGCCCGGCCGACCCACGGGCGCGCGCTCCTGAACGGCCGGCCGCTCGGCACCCCGGGAGCACGGCAGGTCGGGGTGTACATCGAACCCTGCGGTGCCCATCCCGGCCGCACCGGCCGGGCCCATCTGCTCTCCCTCGCGCGGATCGCGGGACTGCCGCGTCAACGGGTGGACGAGGCACTCACCGAGGTCGGTCTGCAGGACGCCGCCCGGCGTCGGGTGGGCGGTTACTCGCTGGGCATGCGCCAGCGGCTCGGCCTGGCGGCGGCGCTGCTGGGCGATCCGCCGGTGCTGGTGCTGGACGAGCCGGTCAACGGGCTGGACCCGGCCGGGATGCGGTGGCTGCGGCAATTGCTGCACGAGAGGGCTTCCCACGGCGGCACGGTGTTGCTGTCGAGCCATGTGCTGAGCGAGGCGGACCGGACCGTGCACGACGTGATCGTGATCGACCGGGGCCGGATTCTGCACCAGGGCCCCCGCCCCGACTCGCTGGAAGACCTGTTCTTCAGCCTCGTGGACGGGAGCGCATCATGA
- a CDS encoding betaine/proline/choline family ABC transporter ATP-binding protein (Members of the family are the ATP-binding subunit of ABC transporters for substrates such as betaine, L-proline or other amino acids, choline, carnitine, etc. The substrate specificity is best determined from the substrate-binding subunit, rather than this subunit, as it interacts with the permease subunit and not with substrate directly.) — protein sequence MIEGKGLSKAYGLSDSAARRALASDDPAAAVARAGGYLGAHDVNFTIETGEMFVVMGLSGSGKSTVLRMINRLNEPSNGQLLIDGEDIVGIPDSRLRQIRNEKIGMVFQHFSLFPHRTVLENAAYGLKVRGISKSERFEKADAALHRVGLNGRGSKYPHELSGGMRQRVGLARALAVDPPILLMDEPFSALDPLIRRDMQDLLMQLQAEDKRTTVFVTHDLNEAMRIGDRIMVMRDGKVVQTGAGVEIVARPADDYVSEFVADVDRARVLTATDLMRPALLTFAVDESPRTALTKLADNEANGAFVLKDDRHLLGVVTDTHLHEAISRGQKDLSGAVTKDYHAVKPDAVIGDFMHLAGRQVVPVTVVDEDGKLAGVVPRAAILSSLSSVPEVREEATVNA from the coding sequence ATGATCGAGGGCAAGGGACTGAGCAAGGCCTACGGGCTGAGCGACAGCGCGGCCCGCCGGGCGCTGGCCAGTGACGACCCGGCCGCCGCGGTGGCCCGGGCCGGTGGCTACCTCGGTGCGCACGACGTCAACTTCACCATCGAGACCGGCGAGATGTTCGTCGTGATGGGACTTTCCGGTTCCGGCAAGTCCACCGTGCTGCGCATGATCAACCGTCTGAACGAGCCGAGCAACGGCCAGCTGCTCATCGACGGCGAAGACATCGTGGGCATCCCGGACTCCCGGCTGCGGCAGATCCGCAACGAGAAGATCGGCATGGTGTTCCAGCACTTCTCGCTCTTCCCGCACCGCACGGTGCTGGAGAACGCCGCGTACGGGCTCAAGGTGCGCGGGATCTCCAAGAGCGAGCGGTTCGAGAAGGCCGACGCGGCGCTGCACCGGGTCGGGCTGAACGGGCGGGGCTCGAAGTACCCGCACGAGCTGTCCGGCGGTATGCGCCAGCGCGTGGGCCTGGCCCGGGCGCTCGCCGTCGACCCGCCGATCCTGCTGATGGACGAGCCGTTCTCGGCTCTCGACCCGCTGATCCGCCGCGACATGCAGGACCTGCTCATGCAGCTGCAGGCCGAGGACAAGCGCACCACCGTCTTCGTCACGCACGACCTGAACGAGGCCATGCGGATCGGTGACCGGATCATGGTGATGCGCGACGGCAAGGTCGTGCAGACCGGCGCCGGGGTCGAGATTGTGGCCCGGCCCGCCGACGACTACGTCAGCGAGTTCGTGGCCGACGTCGACCGGGCCCGGGTGCTCACCGCCACCGACCTGATGCGCCCGGCGCTGCTGACGTTCGCGGTGGACGAATCACCCCGGACCGCGCTCACGAAACTGGCCGACAACGAGGCCAACGGCGCTTTCGTGCTCAAGGACGACAGGCACCTGCTCGGCGTCGTCACCGACACCCACCTGCACGAGGCCATCAGCCGCGGGCAGAAAGACCTGTCCGGCGCGGTCACGAAGGATTACCACGCCGTGAAGCCGGACGCCGTGATCGGCGACTTCATGCACCTGGCCGGCCGTCAGGTCGTGCCGGTGACCGTCGTCGACGAAGACGGCAAGCTGGCCGGCGTCGTGCCCCGCGCCGCGATCCTGTCCAGCCTGTCGAGTGTTCCCGAGGTCCGAGAGGAGGCGACCGTCAATGCCTGA
- a CDS encoding ABC transporter permease subunit, with amino-acid sequence MPDLKIGQYGEDVIRWFQEHFEGLFDFLTTWLSHLLRWTYDIVAGLQPVPMTIVFAVVALVITRRIGLTALLVIGLLVVDSMGLWYETMQSLATVLVATIIALAIGIPVGIWSAFNPVVRAIVAPLLDFMQTVPTFVYLLPTVLFFGIGAVPGMIATIVFAAPPAVRLTQLGIRQVDPETVEASAAFGGSRWEILREVQLPLARASIMAGVNQVIMLALSMVVVAGLVGGEGLGGIVVSSVQSLAIGDSIEGGLAVVVLAIYLDRVSAALGGQGRGNPSWWPKRKASEGLEQAQVQPAEARELAAV; translated from the coding sequence ATGCCTGATCTGAAGATCGGTCAGTACGGCGAAGATGTCATCCGGTGGTTCCAGGAGCATTTCGAAGGGCTCTTCGACTTCCTCACCACCTGGCTGAGCCACCTGCTGCGCTGGACCTACGACATCGTGGCCGGGCTTCAGCCCGTGCCGATGACGATCGTGTTCGCCGTCGTCGCCCTGGTCATCACCCGTCGCATCGGGCTCACCGCTCTGCTCGTGATCGGCCTGCTGGTGGTCGACTCGATGGGCCTGTGGTACGAGACCATGCAGAGCCTGGCCACCGTGCTGGTGGCCACGATCATCGCGCTCGCCATCGGTATCCCGGTGGGCATCTGGTCGGCGTTCAACCCGGTGGTCCGGGCGATCGTGGCCCCGCTGCTCGACTTCATGCAGACGGTGCCGACCTTCGTGTACCTGCTGCCGACGGTGCTGTTCTTCGGCATCGGCGCGGTGCCGGGCATGATCGCGACGATCGTGTTCGCCGCCCCGCCCGCCGTGCGCCTGACCCAGCTCGGTATTCGCCAGGTCGACCCCGAGACCGTCGAGGCATCAGCCGCTTTCGGAGGATCCCGCTGGGAGATCCTGCGAGAGGTGCAACTTCCGCTGGCCCGGGCCTCGATCATGGCCGGCGTCAACCAGGTGATCATGCTGGCCCTGTCGATGGTCGTCGTCGCCGGTCTGGTCGGTGGCGAGGGCCTGGGTGGCATCGTGGTCTCCTCGGTGCAGAGCCTGGCGATCGGTGACTCGATCGAAGGCGGCCTGGCCGTGGTCGTCCTCGCGATCTACCTCGACCGCGTCTCGGCCGCGCTCGGCGGTCAGGGCCGGGGCAACCCGTCCTGGTGGCCCAAGCGCAAGGCGTCCGAGGGCCTCGAGCAGGCCCAGGTCCAGCCCGCCGAGGCCCGTGAACTGGCTGCTGTGTGA
- a CDS encoding response regulator transcription factor, producing the protein MSIRILLTDDQELVRLGLRLVLNAFDDLEVVGEAADGNEAVDRTRHLKPDVVLMDIRMPHTDGIAATRTITEAFGRTRVLVLTTFEEDEYVFGAIRAGAAGFLLKDASREKLVEAIRVVHQGDSLLSPTVTRRLVETFARRGAPIVASARADKLTAREHETLRLLAKGLSNTEIGAHLHVTEATVKSHVSNLLLKLGLRDRVQAVVFAYENGLVVAGEG; encoded by the coding sequence ATGAGCATCCGCATCCTCCTCACCGACGACCAGGAACTCGTCCGCCTGGGACTTCGCCTGGTACTGAACGCCTTCGACGATCTGGAGGTGGTCGGCGAGGCGGCGGACGGCAACGAGGCCGTGGACCGGACCCGGCATCTGAAACCCGACGTCGTGCTCATGGACATCCGCATGCCACACACCGACGGCATCGCCGCCACCCGGACCATCACCGAGGCTTTCGGCCGAACCAGGGTTCTCGTCCTCACCACGTTCGAGGAGGACGAGTACGTGTTCGGCGCGATCCGGGCGGGCGCCGCCGGCTTCCTACTGAAAGATGCCTCCCGGGAGAAACTCGTCGAGGCGATCCGGGTGGTGCACCAGGGCGACTCGCTGCTCTCCCCCACCGTGACCCGGCGCCTGGTCGAGACCTTCGCCCGGCGCGGGGCCCCGATCGTCGCCTCCGCCCGGGCCGACAAGCTGACGGCCCGCGAGCACGAAACCCTGCGCCTACTGGCCAAGGGCCTCTCGAACACGGAGATCGGCGCCCACCTCCACGTCACCGAGGCCACGGTGAAGAGCCACGTCAGCAACCTGCTCCTGAAACTCGGGCTGCGCGACCGCGTCCAGGCCGTGGTATTCGCCTACGAGAACGGGCTCGTGGTGGCCGGGGAAGGGTGA
- a CDS encoding SGNH hydrolase domain-containing protein yields the protein MTRFVARAVGLLGLILVLTACAPDARPLSGASPGVAITPDPAQAKKDAGDLYARGCASGYRGTVVHPCVFADSATDGSPLVVAVGDSKTAQWVPTLQALAARHHWKLITMTKSGCAFSDIHRVRVGKEYRTCISWNASALQRVLALRPALVVTTELDHYPTMVNGKPLKGAANRAEMVRGLSTRINRVKAAGIPVVTVAETPRMGFDAAACVQAHPGRPDVCSRPREQVLGGAGVVSAAAERSGVPVIDLTSHFCSATTCPAVLGSLLVYRDDHHITATFARSLAPSFEAGLQRGLTPALAQELLTYS from the coding sequence ATGACCAGGTTCGTCGCGCGTGCCGTCGGCCTGCTCGGTCTGATCCTCGTCCTGACCGCCTGTGCCCCGGACGCCCGGCCACTGTCCGGCGCCTCCCCGGGCGTGGCGATCACGCCGGACCCGGCCCAGGCGAAGAAGGACGCGGGTGACCTCTACGCCCGGGGCTGTGCCTCGGGCTATCGGGGCACCGTGGTGCATCCGTGCGTCTTCGCCGATTCCGCGACCGACGGCTCTCCTCTGGTCGTCGCGGTGGGGGACTCCAAGACGGCCCAGTGGGTGCCCACGCTCCAGGCCCTCGCCGCCCGGCACCACTGGAAGCTGATCACCATGACGAAGTCCGGGTGCGCCTTCTCCGACATCCACCGGGTGCGGGTGGGCAAGGAGTACCGCACCTGCATCAGCTGGAACGCCTCGGCCCTGCAGCGGGTGCTCGCGCTGCGGCCCGCCCTGGTGGTGACCACCGAGCTGGACCACTACCCGACGATGGTGAACGGAAAACCGTTGAAGGGTGCCGCCAACCGGGCGGAGATGGTGCGGGGCCTGAGCACCCGGATCAACCGGGTGAAGGCCGCCGGCATCCCGGTGGTGACCGTCGCGGAGACGCCCCGCATGGGCTTCGACGCGGCGGCCTGTGTGCAGGCCCACCCCGGCCGTCCGGACGTCTGCTCCCGGCCACGCGAACAGGTGCTGGGCGGCGCCGGGGTGGTCAGCGCCGCAGCCGAGCGCAGCGGTGTGCCGGTCATCGACCTGACCAGCCACTTCTGCTCGGCCACGACCTGCCCGGCGGTGCTGGGCAGCCTGCTGGTCTACCGCGACGACCACCACATCACCGCCACCTTCGCCCGCAGCCTGGCCCCGTCGTTCGAGGCCGGGCTGCAGCGCGGCCTGACGCCCGCTCTGGCGCAGGAGCTGCTGACCTATAGTTGA
- a CDS encoding aspartate/glutamate racemase family protein — protein MILRVVNPNTTVSMTGLIGRAARAAASPGTVVEAVNPATGPVSIESHYDEALAVPGLLTEIARGEADGYVVACFGDPGLDAARELAQGPVIGIAEAAMHAASFLGRGFSVVTTLARTTGRAWDLARAYGFGERCRGVHSCEIPVLELETDPAARSVITQKCRRALEADGSDAIVLGCAGMADLCAEISAVIGAPVVDGVAAATVFTESLVRLGLSTGKHGEFARPPAKPYTGLLGPWSLARHT, from the coding sequence ATGATCCTGCGGGTGGTCAACCCGAACACCACCGTCTCGATGACCGGCCTGATCGGGAGGGCCGCCCGGGCGGCGGCCTCACCCGGCACGGTCGTCGAGGCGGTGAACCCGGCGACCGGGCCGGTGTCGATCGAGAGCCACTACGACGAGGCCCTGGCCGTGCCCGGACTGCTGACCGAGATCGCCCGCGGCGAGGCCGACGGTTACGTCGTGGCCTGTTTCGGCGACCCCGGGCTGGACGCGGCCCGGGAACTGGCGCAGGGACCGGTGATCGGGATCGCCGAGGCCGCGATGCACGCGGCCTCGTTCCTCGGGCGCGGTTTCAGCGTGGTCACCACGCTGGCCCGTACCACCGGCCGGGCCTGGGACCTGGCCCGGGCCTACGGTTTCGGCGAGCGCTGCCGAGGCGTGCACAGCTGCGAGATCCCGGTGCTGGAACTGGAGACCGATCCGGCCGCCCGCTCGGTGATCACCCAGAAGTGCCGGCGGGCGCTGGAGGCCGACGGCTCCGACGCGATCGTGCTGGGGTGTGCCGGGATGGCCGATCTGTGCGCCGAGATCTCGGCGGTGATCGGGGCGCCGGTGGTGGACGGGGTCGCGGCGGCGACCGTGTTCACCGAGTCCTTGGTGCGGCTGGGGCTCAGCACGGGCAAGCATGGCGAGTTCGCGCGTCCACCGGCGAAGCCGTACACCGGCCTCCTGGGTCCTTGGAGCCTCGCCCGGCACACCTGA
- a CDS encoding ASCH domain-containing protein encodes MGWPRIDGLRTMEIGTPGAMRKELTGLVLAGPKRGTAGLLSEYADEGEELERVGEVMVLVDDDITEIGRIRITAVDVVAFGAVSDEFARSEGEGYAGRREWAVAHRAFWERGGNAITDATPVVCVGFDLL; translated from the coding sequence ATGGGCTGGCCACGGATCGACGGGCTGCGGACGATGGAGATCGGCACGCCGGGGGCGATGCGCAAGGAGCTGACCGGGCTGGTGCTGGCCGGGCCGAAGCGGGGCACCGCCGGGCTGCTGTCCGAGTACGCGGACGAGGGTGAGGAACTCGAGCGGGTCGGCGAGGTGATGGTGCTCGTCGACGACGACATCACCGAGATCGGGCGGATCCGGATCACGGCGGTGGACGTGGTGGCGTTCGGGGCGGTCAGCGACGAGTTCGCGCGGTCGGAGGGGGAGGGGTACGCCGGCCGGCGGGAGTGGGCCGTGGCGCACCGGGCGTTCTGGGAGCGCGGTGGGAACGCGATCACCGACGCGACCCCGGTCGTCTGCGTGGGATTCGACCTGCTCTGA
- a CDS encoding ABC transporter substrate-binding protein, translating into MKPPGIRRGRRMLALAVCVTAVATTMACSSAQDKGDFALVADSGGGDDGGGGGAESVTLIQQPWVDLQAENEISKQILEGLGYSVKVDEVSVELGAQAMSTGDADAYLGNWWPSQEPTYGDLIDAGDVEVASTILEGTEYAPAVPAKTAERLGITSLADLDEHGDEFGRRIYGIEAGSPGNETIQKAIDDDAYGLGDWKLVASGTAAMLTQVQKADSSGKAIVFLGWSPHWMTVDFGATFLEDPDKVWGGAGEIRTVSRKGWAADNPNIAAFLKNLTFTTDEAGQFYYDKDKDGKSLPDIAKAWINDNPDKVREFLKGVQSSDGQDAESVILK; encoded by the coding sequence ATGAAGCCTCCCGGCATACGCCGCGGTCGCAGGATGCTGGCCCTCGCGGTCTGTGTGACGGCGGTCGCGACCACCATGGCCTGCTCCAGCGCGCAGGACAAGGGCGACTTCGCCCTGGTCGCCGACAGCGGTGGCGGTGACGACGGCGGTGGTGGCGGCGCCGAGTCCGTCACCCTGATCCAGCAGCCCTGGGTCGACCTCCAGGCCGAGAACGAGATCAGCAAGCAGATCCTGGAGGGTCTGGGCTACTCGGTGAAGGTCGACGAGGTCTCGGTCGAGCTCGGCGCCCAGGCCATGTCCACCGGCGACGCGGACGCCTACCTGGGTAACTGGTGGCCCTCGCAGGAGCCCACCTACGGCGACCTGATCGACGCCGGTGACGTGGAGGTCGCCAGCACGATCCTCGAGGGCACCGAGTACGCCCCGGCCGTGCCCGCCAAGACCGCCGAGCGCCTCGGCATCACGTCCCTGGCCGACCTGGACGAGCACGGCGACGAGTTCGGCCGCCGGATCTACGGCATCGAGGCCGGTTCCCCCGGCAACGAGACGATCCAGAAGGCCATCGACGACGACGCCTACGGTCTGGGCGACTGGAAGCTGGTGGCCAGCGGTACGGCGGCCATGCTGACCCAGGTGCAGAAGGCCGACTCCTCCGGCAAGGCCATCGTCTTCCTGGGCTGGAGCCCGCACTGGATGACCGTGGACTTCGGCGCGACGTTCCTCGAGGACCCGGACAAGGTCTGGGGCGGCGCCGGTGAGATCCGCACCGTGTCGCGCAAGGGCTGGGCCGCGGACAACCCCAACATCGCGGCCTTCCTCAAGAACCTGACCTTCACCACGGACGAGGCCGGCCAGTTCTACTACGACAAGGACAAGGACGGTAAGTCCCTGCCCGACATCGCCAAGGCCTGGATCAACGACAACCCGGACAAGGTCCGGGAGTTCCTCAAGGGTGTGCAGTCCAGTGACGGTCAAGACGCGGAGTCGGTGATCCTCAAATGA
- a CDS encoding histidine kinase, with product MTTSAAPFLERAATGIATGLPGLADRFHLGPRRRALLLDLPLVIGTTGIEIGLLSDSLGAPGTPPPGFTLALTGCAGLLLLLHRRAPLVMLALILTLEAVLAAANSYPGGAPALVAMGLVALYRERRRALPALAVTALVLQIGSISAIPVPVIAWAVGANTRSYLRYLATLEDRNQQIARLAAQTERTAIARELHDIVAHSVTVMLLGVRGARDTLRADPDLAEEALRQVERSGEQSIAELRQMLVVLREDGPGASSGLAPAPSIAQLPALVEQHRRTGTPVTLLTVGEPGNYSAATELTVYRVVQEGLTNAARHADAPGTVAVTLTFGERRLEVSVTDDGRPRPPAPSPGTGSGIPGLRERVAAAGGHLEAGPTAAGFRLAAVLPPEPEPTRTGARRT from the coding sequence ATGACGACGAGCGCCGCGCCGTTCCTGGAGCGGGCCGCAACCGGCATCGCGACAGGACTTCCCGGCCTCGCCGACCGGTTCCACCTCGGCCCGCGCCGACGGGCTCTCCTCCTCGACCTCCCCCTGGTGATCGGAACCACCGGCATCGAGATCGGCCTGCTGTCAGACAGTCTCGGGGCCCCGGGCACTCCCCCACCGGGCTTCACCCTGGCCCTGACCGGGTGCGCGGGGCTCCTGCTCCTGCTCCACCGCCGCGCCCCGCTCGTCATGCTCGCCCTGATCCTCACGCTGGAAGCCGTGCTCGCGGCGGCGAACAGCTATCCGGGTGGCGCCCCGGCCCTGGTCGCGATGGGACTGGTGGCGCTGTACCGGGAACGCCGACGTGCCCTGCCCGCCCTGGCCGTCACGGCACTGGTGCTCCAGATCGGCTCGATCAGCGCGATCCCGGTTCCCGTCATCGCCTGGGCCGTCGGCGCCAACACCCGTAGCTACCTGCGTTACCTGGCCACGCTGGAGGATCGCAACCAGCAGATCGCCCGTCTCGCCGCCCAGACCGAGCGCACCGCGATCGCCCGCGAACTGCACGACATCGTGGCCCATTCCGTCACCGTGATGCTGCTCGGCGTGCGCGGGGCCCGCGACACCCTGCGCGCAGATCCGGACCTGGCCGAAGAGGCCCTGCGTCAGGTGGAGCGGAGCGGGGAACAGAGCATTGCCGAGCTGCGGCAGATGCTGGTGGTGCTGCGGGAGGACGGGCCCGGGGCGTCGTCCGGCCTGGCGCCCGCCCCGTCGATCGCCCAGCTACCGGCCCTGGTCGAGCAGCACCGTCGCACCGGCACGCCCGTCACCCTGCTCACCGTCGGCGAACCGGGAAACTACTCGGCCGCAACCGAACTCACGGTCTACCGGGTGGTCCAGGAAGGGCTGACCAATGCCGCCAGACATGCGGACGCCCCCGGCACCGTCGCGGTCACGCTCACCTTCGGTGAACGCCGACTGGAGGTTTCGGTGACCGACGACGGACGGCCACGGCCCCCCGCCCCGAGCCCGGGGACCGGCAGCGGGATCCCCGGCCTGCGTGAACGTGTGGCCGCAGCCGGTGGGCACCTGGAGGCCGGCCCGACCGCGGCCGGATTCCGCCTGGCCGCCGTCCTGCCACCCGAGCCGGAGCCCACCCGAACCGGAGCCCGCCGGACATGA
- a CDS encoding LysR family transcriptional regulator — MDRRQLEYFLAVAECGSFTRAAAALTIAQPSLSHAIGLLERELGSPLFERLGRGVRLTAAGQALMVPARRTLRSFQLATTAVRSVTDIGFGRLTIISNTLWAVEPLVQIIGEFRQAHPAVQFSISDPVRRSDVLDQVRSGDADFGLVDGTPPAGVLESQWLVEHRLVAVLPPDALPGQTTVSVTELVPLGLICTLRGTALRELLDTELQVAGEASELAVETAHLAAVIPLVLAGAGAALLPEGLAEDAAQRGARVLPLRRPTVAAVHLIWRARGLSSPGQHFRTLAATMYGDET, encoded by the coding sequence ATGGACCGTCGACAGCTGGAGTATTTCCTCGCGGTCGCGGAGTGCGGGAGTTTCACCCGGGCCGCGGCGGCCCTCACCATCGCCCAGCCCAGCCTCTCCCACGCGATCGGCCTGCTCGAGCGGGAGCTGGGATCACCGCTGTTCGAGCGGCTCGGACGGGGAGTGCGCCTGACCGCGGCCGGGCAGGCGCTGATGGTGCCGGCCCGCCGCACGCTGCGTTCGTTCCAGCTGGCCACGACCGCTGTACGCAGCGTCACGGACATCGGGTTCGGACGGCTGACGATCATCTCGAACACCTTGTGGGCGGTCGAGCCGCTGGTGCAGATCATCGGTGAGTTCCGGCAGGCCCATCCGGCGGTGCAGTTCAGCATCAGTGATCCGGTGCGGCGTTCCGACGTGCTCGACCAGGTGCGTTCGGGCGACGCGGATTTCGGCCTGGTCGACGGCACCCCGCCGGCCGGGGTGCTGGAGAGCCAGTGGCTGGTCGAGCACCGGCTGGTGGCGGTGCTACCGCCCGACGCCCTGCCCGGTCAGACCACGGTGAGCGTCACGGAGCTGGTACCGCTCGGCCTGATCTGTACGCTGCGGGGCACCGCGCTGCGGGAACTGCTCGACACCGAACTCCAGGTGGCCGGCGAGGCGTCGGAGCTGGCCGTGGAGACCGCGCACCTGGCCGCGGTGATCCCGCTGGTGCTGGCCGGCGCCGGGGCCGCGCTGCTGCCGGAGGGCCTGGCCGAGGACGCCGCCCAGCGCGGGGCCCGGGTGCTGCCGCTGCGTCGGCCGACGGTCGCGGCCGTGCACCTGATCTGGCGGGCGCGGGGGCTCAGCAGCCCGGGGCAGCACTTCCGCACCCTCGCGGCGACGATGTACGGTGACGAGACATAG